TCGGCGACGTAGGCCATGCCGTGCAGCGCGTCGGATGCGATCAGCCTGGACAGCTCGCCGGTGGCGCGGGCGACGAGCATGTTCTGCGGCTGCTTCTTCCACTCCGGCTTGTTCAGCAGCCCGAGCTGGTTGGCGCGGGCGGTCGTCCACTCGACGGTCTGCCAGCTGTCGCTCCCCTTGCGGCGGCCACGCATGACGCACCGCTCCGGGGTGGACTCGACGAGTTCGATCTCGTGGCCCTGCTTCTGGACGACGGCCCGCATGGCGTGGGCCCGGAGGGCGGGGGTGCCCTGGATGACGTCGATCGACTTGAGGGTGGCCATGGGCTTCAGTCCGAGCTCGGAGCCGGCGAGGATCGCGGCGGCGATGTCGCCAGGCTTGCCCCGCAGGGTGGCGGGAACGAAGGAGGTGGCGGCCAGCTTCTGCGCCATCTGGTACGCCAGGTCGGCTTCCTGCGCCCACGCCATGAGGGCGTTGGCTCCCTCGGTCGGGGCCGGGGCGGGGAGGGTGTTGGTCTGCTGGGTGGCGACGGTCTGGTCGTCGCGGGTGGCGATCTCGTTGGTCACTTGAGGTACTCCTCGGTTTCGTTGAGCACGGCCCAGGTGGGCATGGAGATGACGGGGATGTCTTCGACGGGCCCGGTCCAGTCGGGCCAGATGCCGGTGGTGGTGCAGTCGGCGTAGATGCGGAGGGCGCGTTCGTTCTTGGCGCGGCCGATGTCGCGGTCCTGTCCGGCGAGTTCGCGCACGGTGATCAGGTACGGGGCGGTCTTCTGCTGGAACACGAAGAGGAACCGACAGCCGTCGGGGGCGAGCCCAGCGGCCTCGATGCCGTCGACGTACAGGGCGTCTTGCTGGTGATAACCGTGATCGCGGATGGCCTTGGAGATGGTCTCCGGATCGGCCTTGGTGATCGTCTTGTAGTCCACGGCGAGGGTCAGGCCCGGCAGTTGCTTGAGGTAGTCGGGTCGGACGCGGCAGCGGATGCCGGTGGCCGGGTCGGTCCAGAAGATCGACCGTTCGGCAACACCACTGCCGGGTGCGAACAGCGGGCCGGCGAGCGGGTGCTGACGGATCGCCGCAGCCATCGCTGTGACCACCTCGAAATCCTTCGTCAGCAGCGGCACTTTGCCCTCGGCGTAGGCGTCGTCCCGCTCGGACTGCGCGTCCTTCTTCCGCCAGTCCGGGTAGTCGATGACCGCCAGCTCCGGCCCCTCACCGAGCACCAGGAGGTGCGCGGCGTGCCCGAGGTCGAACTCCTTCTTGTGGGGCTGCGGGTTGTCGCGGTCGTACTTGAACTGGGCGGGGCAGCCGGGCGCGAGGAGCTTCCGCAGGCCGGTGGACGAGATGGATGCCCTATCGGCGTGGTACTCGTCGGTGGACAGGCCGTCCACGACAACCGGGTCGGCTATCGCGGCCGGTTCGATGGTCGTGGTCACTTCGTGCCGTCCTGTTCTTCGAGGCAGTCTTCGCACACGGGGCCTTCGGGTTGCCGGGCGAATGGTCCGGCGGTTCCTTCGCAGCGGGCGCAGGCGATCGGCGGCATCAGAAGGGGGTCCTGTCTGCGAGTTGCCGGGCGCTTCGCCGCCAGAGCGGGAGTCGCCAGGCGATGAAGTCGAAGCAGTGGCAGTAGTCCCAGTCGCCGTCGCCGCCTTCGGTGATGTAGCCGTGGCCGCCCTTGCCCTGGCAGTCGGGGCACTTCGGGTTGGCCTGCGGTTCGCGGGTGATGTGGATGGCGCGCTGGTGGTACTCCACCTGCCAGCGGCCGAGTCGGATGTCCACGGTGTGCCTTTCGTTGGGGCCCGCCGCCCGGTGGGGGCCGGGCGGCGGGTGGGCGGCGCGGAGTTGGGGCTCGACGCGCCGCAGGGAGGGTGGTCAGGTGGCGGGCTGTTCAGCGGCCCGCTTCTCGGCGAGCTTCTTGAGGTGCGCGGCGTAGTCGTCGTGCCACGCCTGTGGGTCGTGACCGGCTTTCGCGGCGATGTCCCACGCGTGCTCGCTGAAGTCCCCCGCGTCCAGCTCCTCACCGAGTTCGGCGACGACCTTTTCGGCGAGCCTCGGGTCAGCCGTGTGGAGGGCGTCGAGGAACCGGTACGCGGACCAGGCGTTCACCCCGGCCAGGGCGAAGGAAGCCATGGCGCCCGGATCCCGACTCGGGGCGCCGAGCATGTCGCCGGTGGATCGGAGCGTCTGCTGTAGGAGGGACCTCACCATCTCGGGGATGGTGCCCATCTCGTCGACCTCGGCGGGCATGTCCGTGGCCATGTCGGCGGTGTCGTCGGCATCGGCGAAGATGCCGGGCCACAGTTCGAGGGCCTGCTCGAACGTCTCTTCCTCAACCGGTCCGATGCCGGCGTACCGCTCCGGCATTTGGACTCCGATGAAGTCCTCGCCGAACAGCATGAAAGCCTTGAGGTCGGTGGTGACGTGGACTCGCAGGGCCTGTCCGGTGTCGGCCCAGCGGGCGAGCAGCCGGGAGCTGACGGCCGGGAACGCGAAGATGGTTCCGGGCTGGACAGATGCACCCCGCAGGAGGCGCCGCCAGTCCGCGAACTCCTGGTCGTCCGTGACGGGGATGCGGATCTCGGTGTACTCGGTACCGAAGACGACGAATCCCTCGGCGAGGGCGATGCGGATCGTGTCGCCGCCACCGTGGGCGCTGACCCATTCGCGGAGCGGCTTCAGCCAGGAGGTGGGGATGGTCCGCGCCCACGGCTCCTGCTTGGCGTCGTCGTACTTGAGCCGGTAGCGGGCGGCGGCGAGGGTGAACCGGTCGGTCGCGACGGCGTACAGGTGGCTGGAGTCGGCGTCGAGGCGAATGCCGTTCAGGATCTCGATCGACTCGCTGCCGACATGTCCACGGACCTTGTCGATGAGCTGGCCGAGCCTGTGGGCGTTGATGGTGACGGACATGGGGTCCCTCTCTGGGATGCTGGTCTCGGATGCCCCGCCACTTCGACTGGCGGGGTGTTCTCGTGTGGCCCGCCGTCGCGCCGGTTTGCGGGCACGGCGCGACGGCGGTGTCAGGCGGCGTGCTCGCGCAGCGCGTCCCACAGGGGCCGCACGTCGATGGGTGCGGTCGCTTGGTCGGCACCGTTGCTGGTGTCGCGGACCATCGACGGCACGGTGATCGCGGTGTTCTGGGCCTTGTACGCCCGCAGTTCGAGGAGTTCGGCCCGCATGTCGGCGGCCTGCTGCTCGGCTTCCTGGGCGCGCGCGGTGGCCTCGCAGGCGGCGACGAGTCGCGCGGTCGCGATGTCGTCGGCGAGGTCAGCCCGGTGCACGGCGTCCCGCCAGGCCGCGTACATGTCGGCCCGGTCGGCGAGGAGGACGGCGAAGTAGTCGTCCGCCGCCGCCTGCCGGTCCAGCAACCGCACGTTCTCGTCACGGAGTTCGGCTATCCGGTCGTCGGCGCGGTGGGTGCCAGTGCCGCGCTGCCACGGGATGGTCAGGCTCACGAGGCTGCCGCCTTGGCCTTGACGTGCGGGCACTTCGCGGCCAAGTCGATTTCCGCGCGGTACCGACTCCAGCCCATGAGTTCGAGTCGGTAGCCCTGTCGCCGGTACTTGGCGCGCTCGCGCTTCATCGGGTACTTCTCCTGCCACGCCTGCTCTTCGGTGGCGTGCGCCTCGTCGCCGTATGCGGCGGTGAGCACGCCGCAGGGGCAGCCGCACGGCGCCCAGGTGATCCAGACGCAGTTGGCGAGCGGCAGCGTCTCCTCGCCGATTCGAACCATCAGGTCAGGCATTGTGGCTTCCTCCGTGGTTGAGGTGGCGCCCCAGGAGGAGGAGCGCGGTGGATGCGGCGGCGAGGAGGGTGGTGGCGGGGCCGAGGCCGAGAACGTCGAGGAGGAAGCTGCGGTCGTCCTTGTCGCGGGCGGCACGATCAACGACCCGGCGCGCGGCGGCGATCTGGCCCGGTGTGCACGTTCCGAGGGCCACCTCGAAACCGGCGTCGGGCTGGTCGTCGGCGTGCCGGATGCCTTGGGTGCGGCGCTTCGGCGTCACCGTGCACCCCCGGCGAGGTCGTCGCTGAGCTCGACGTATCCGGCGGCGATGTCGGCCCGCAGGTTCGGGTCGGTGATCCAGGCGGGGATGGCCCGTTCGACCAGATCCAGGGCTCGGAGGAGCGGGCCGGCGACCTCCGTTTGCATGACGGGTCCGGTGTCGCACAGCAGCTCGGACAGGACGGCCGTTTCGGGGCGCATGAGGGTCATGCCGCCACCTGCTCGCGCTGGTAGCGGACGCTGGTGGGCTGCCGGACACCGTCTTCGGCATCGAACTGTCCGGCCACGTCCGGCTCGCCGTCGGCGATGCCGTCGTAGTCGAGGGTCCACAGGACTCGGCGGAGCTCGGACCTGAGCGTCTCGTGCGAGCTGATGACCGCGAGCCGGTCGTCCAGGTCGACGTGCTCGGCTGCGGTCGCCGCAGTACGGGCGTGGGATATGGCGTCGGCGAGCAGCGGGGAGGCAGTCACGCTGCCACCGTCTGACGGGCGTTGTAGACGGGCGTCGCGGTGTACTCGCGGCTGTACCGGCAGCGGAGGCTCGGCGCCCGCGTCTCACGCCACCGGATCGGACCGTGGCACTTCCGCAGCGGGTTGTGGAACCACTCGCGGCTCATGGCCAACTTGCCGCAGCCAGGGCACTGGACCATCGGGCCGAACGGGCTGGTGCCGAGGTTGTCGCGGCGCTGCCAGCTTTCGAGGCGGCGGACCTCGAAGCTGCCGTCGATCGCGTGCTCACCGTCAAGGTCGGGGTACTCGTCGCCGTAGTTGGCGAGAGCTTCGTCCTCGGTCGCGCCCGGGGCCCTGACCACGTAGACGGTCGTGACCTCGACGACGATCGGCCACTGGACCTCGTCCAGACCCCAGATGCCGCGCTTGTGGGCGGCGGCGGCGATCAGGTTGGTGATGTCCGGGTCCGGCTCGGTCAGCTCCGGGCGCGGGAACTTCTCGCCCAGGTAGTCGTGGTCCCCGGAGTGTCCGAGCTTCAACTGGCAGTCGCGGGAGGAGAACTCCTCGCCGTCCCTGTACAGCGGTTCGTCGCAGGTCATGACGTGCTCCTGGCGGTGTAGTTGGCGGCGAGTTGGGCGAAGTGGGTGTCGGCGTCCGTGTCGAGTGCGCGACGGTCCGGGTCGTCCAGCGGCAGGGATTCACGGATACGGGCCAGGTCAGCGAGGACGGTGTCCAGCGGCACATCCAGACGCTCGATCGGGGCGGTCATCGGTCGCCGCCCGTCGTGACGTCGATGTGGGTGAGGCTGATGCACGCGCCGTGCCCGTCGACCCAGACGACGTCGGTGTGACCGCC
Above is a window of Streptomyces sp. NBC_01498 DNA encoding:
- a CDS encoding PD-(D/E)XK nuclease-like domain-containing protein, with the translated sequence MTTTIEPAAIADPVVVDGLSTDEYHADRASISSTGLRKLLAPGCPAQFKYDRDNPQPHKKEFDLGHAAHLLVLGEGPELAVIDYPDWRKKDAQSERDDAYAEGKVPLLTKDFEVVTAMAAAIRQHPLAGPLFAPGSGVAERSIFWTDPATGIRCRVRPDYLKQLPGLTLAVDYKTITKADPETISKAIRDHGYHQQDALYVDGIEAAGLAPDGCRFLFVFQQKTAPYLITVRELAGQDRDIGRAKNERALRIYADCTTTGIWPDWTGPVEDIPVISMPTWAVLNETEEYLK
- a CDS encoding DNA polymerase III subunit beta family protein, producing the protein MSVTINAHRLGQLIDKVRGHVGSESIEILNGIRLDADSSHLYAVATDRFTLAAARYRLKYDDAKQEPWARTIPTSWLKPLREWVSAHGGGDTIRIALAEGFVVFGTEYTEIRIPVTDDQEFADWRRLLRGASVQPGTIFAFPAVSSRLLARWADTGQALRVHVTTDLKAFMLFGEDFIGVQMPERYAGIGPVEEETFEQALELWPGIFADADDTADMATDMPAEVDEMGTIPEMVRSLLQQTLRSTGDMLGAPSRDPGAMASFALAGVNAWSAYRFLDALHTADPRLAEKVVAELGEELDAGDFSEHAWDIAAKAGHDPQAWHDDYAAHLKKLAEKRAAEQPAT